The Rhizobium leguminosarum region AGGAACATTATGGGGACGTGGAAAAGATAGAGTGAGAAGCTGATCGTCCCTAGAAACCTGACAGGTGTCGCTGCCAGGACATAGGCTGCGATGGGAGGTTGTCGCGCGACGAGCGCCACGATGACGGCTGCGGCGACCGCACTTTGCAGGCTCCAAAATTCGGGGGAAAAACCGGGCACGAGATGCCTGTAAGCGAAGAACACCGCCAGAAGCAACAGCGTGAAAATTCCGGTAAGGGCGGATGGCGTCCATTGATCCCAGTAGGAATGCATCTTCCCGGCAAGTGCGCCGAAAAGAAAGTAAGGGAGCTTGGAAACGAGCACGATTCCAGGCCCTGGCAATTCAAGCAGACCATCCACGACGACGACCACTGCGAAGCCGACGATCACGCCGCTATAGCGGTGCGGGCGGGCTAAGCAAAGCCATAGGATTGGGAACAGCAGATAGAATTGAATTTCGGGTGGAATTGACCAGAAAACGCCACTTGAGCCCAGCAGAAACACATGGCGCACGAAGTCCATGCCGACGATGATCGGCTGAACGAAGTTTAGATCCTTTATGCCGGACAGCATCGCCACGAGCAGAACGGCAGCCAGATAAACCGGATAGATGCGGGCAAAGCGGCTCACCAGAAAATCCAGGACGTTTTCTCTGGTCACCGGCCGCGAGCCGTAGAGATGGGCCATCAGAAAGCCGCTGAGGGCAAAGAACAAGCCGACGGCTTCGCTGCCTATGGTCGTTAAATGCGCGGATGCAGTCGGAAAGATAAGTCCGACATGGGCTTGAACGACCAGCAGCGCGGCGATGCCGCGCAGGCCATCGAGACTGGGAATGTAATCCGGCCGGTTCATGTGCAGCTTTATATATTCTGTTCGGGTAAGAAATATCGGACATCGCTTTACACGATGTTAATCCGGTTGCGTTCACGCCGCCCGGCGCAACCCCTTGCCGGAGCACTCGCCAAGCGACAGTGAGTTCCGGCCTACTCCCGGCCGCCTCTTCCGATCTCGCCGCGAAGAATGAACACCAGCAATGCCAGCACCATCGCCGCCAGCCCGTACCAGGTGATCGCATAGACGAGATGGTTGTTGGGGAAATGGATGATCGTCAGGCCGCCGACAGGCAGGCCGCCCGGGTTGGCGGTCGCATCCGCATCGATGAAATAGGGAGCGACCGCACTGAGACCGCGCTTTTGCGCGATTGCCGCGACATCGCGCGAATACCATCGGTCGGCGGCGATGTCATTGGATTGCAGCAGCGATCCCTTCGGCTCGCTCATCCGCATCAGCCCGGTGATCTCGATGATGCCTGACGGTTCGCCGTCGCGGCGTGTGGCCGGATCGCGTCGGTCTGTCGGAACAAAGCCGCGATTGACGAGAATGACCGTGCCGTCGGCAAGCATCAGGGGCGTCATCACCCAATAGCCCGAGCCGAGCGCCGTCGAGGCATAGACCAGCGTCTCCTTGTCGTTTGCCAGCGTCCCGGCGGCGCTGACCCGCCGATATTCGTCATCGGCGGCATTGACCTTGTCCCACTCGGCGCGCGCCGGGGCCGGCAGGGGTGCGGCATGCAGACGCTGGTCGACGCGGGCGATGAGATCACGCTTCCAGGCGAGCCGCTGCACTTGCCAGGTGCCGAGAGCTGCGAGACCTGCGGCAAGCAATACCAGGCAGACGCAGAAGATCGCGCGTTTTGCCGGCGAAGGCTGCTTTTCTGACTTGTCCGAGGGAGCCTTGCTCATCGGCCGGGTCGATGCCGGCGGCGCTGCCGCCGGCCTTTCCTAACGATCACGGCATGTTCTTCATCATCTCGGGGCTCATCGGCATCATGTTGGAGTTCAGATGATGCATGACCCAGAGCGAACCGGAGAGCGCGATGGCGACGATGATGATGGTGAAGATCAGCGCCATCATCGTCCAGCCGCCCTCGCTTCTTGGATTCATATGCAGGAAGAAGACCATATGGACGACGATCTGGATGGCGGCGAGGCCCATCACCAGCACCGCCGTCACCGCCGGGCTGTCGAACACGCCGGCCATGACAAGCCAGAAGGGAATGGCTGTCAGGATGACGGAGAGCACAAAGCCCGTCATGTAGCTGCGGAAGGTGCCGTGGCCGGCCTGATGGCCGTGGCTGTGGCCATGATGCGCCTCGTGCGCATCCTCATGGGCGGGTGCTTGCGAACTCATCCGAGGACTCCCAGCAGATAGACGAAGGAAAAGACGCCGATCCAGACGACGTCAAGGAAGTGCCAGAACATCGAAAGGCACATCAGGCGGCGGCGGTTGGCTTCGACCAGCCCGTGCATCGACACCTGCACCATCAGCGTGATCAGCCAGATGATGCCGAAGGTGACGTGCAGCCCGTGCGTGCCGACCAGCGTGAAGAAGGAGGAGAGGAAGGCGCTGCGCGTCGGCCCGGAGCCTTCATGGATCAGGTGGATGAACTCATAGAGCTCGAGCCCGATGAAGGCCGCGCCGAACAGGCCGGTGACGGCGAGCCAGAACAGCGTTTCCGCCTTGGCGTTGCGCTCCATCTGCAGCATGGCGAAGCCATAGGTGATCGACGAGAGGAGCAGCATCGAGGTGTTGAGGGCAACGATCGGCAGATCGAAGAGATCGGCCGGCGACGGACCGGCGGCATAATTGCGGCC contains the following coding sequences:
- a CDS encoding acyltransferase family protein, whose protein sequence is MNRPDYIPSLDGLRGIAALLVVQAHVGLIFPTASAHLTTIGSEAVGLFFALSGFLMAHLYGSRPVTRENVLDFLVSRFARIYPVYLAAVLLVAMLSGIKDLNFVQPIIVGMDFVRHVFLLGSSGVFWSIPPEIQFYLLFPILWLCLARPHRYSGVIVGFAVVVVVDGLLELPGPGIVLVSKLPYFLFGALAGKMHSYWDQWTPSALTGIFTLLLLAVFFAYRHLVPGFSPEFWSLQSAVAAAVIVALVARQPPIAAYVLAATPVRFLGTISFSLYLFHVPIMFLVHRTFETVMPEPALIAVALFVAVGGAWFLHETIEVPSRRLLVGLWQQHRWRVTARDSSPERIERAILDLQETEKRLLSGATSATAGADRAVIPDNGDETRRA
- a CDS encoding SURF1 family protein, translating into MSKAPSDKSEKQPSPAKRAIFCVCLVLLAAGLAALGTWQVQRLAWKRDLIARVDQRLHAAPLPAPARAEWDKVNAADDEYRRVSAAGTLANDKETLVYASTALGSGYWVMTPLMLADGTVILVNRGFVPTDRRDPATRRDGEPSGIIEITGLMRMSEPKGSLLQSNDIAADRWYSRDVAAIAQKRGLSAVAPYFIDADATANPGGLPVGGLTIIHFPNNHLVYAITWYGLAAMVLALLVFILRGEIGRGGRE
- the cyoD gene encoding cytochrome o ubiquinol oxidase subunit IV, which encodes MSSQAPAHEDAHEAHHGHSHGHQAGHGTFRSYMTGFVLSVILTAIPFWLVMAGVFDSPAVTAVLVMGLAAIQIVVHMVFFLHMNPRSEGGWTMMALIFTIIIVAIALSGSLWVMHHLNSNMMPMSPEMMKNMP
- the cyoC gene encoding cytochrome o ubiquinol oxidase subunit III — translated: MSDQTIDTAEKPEFYLTEDHHPENSTNLGFWLYLMSDCLIFAVLFATHGVLGRNYAAGPSPADLFDLPIVALNTSMLLLSSITYGFAMLQMERNAKAETLFWLAVTGLFGAAFIGLELYEFIHLIHEGSGPTRSAFLSSFFTLVGTHGLHVTFGIIWLITLMVQVSMHGLVEANRRRLMCLSMFWHFLDVVWIGVFSFVYLLGVLG